The following coding sequences lie in one Mercenaria mercenaria strain notata chromosome 5, MADL_Memer_1, whole genome shotgun sequence genomic window:
- the LOC123557535 gene encoding uncharacterized protein LOC123557535 has product MPNFYVSSKCFIGEVKLSSEDTVVVHKYKLGFERKHLMKVGDFCLHVKVKVEILAASSVEESLTGQTVPVIAISTQVKDKECSTLICYMIFVDLEKDQFIPLRKFEINFKNSFSKLSECASRSNLYLLDGPCVALCERSEVLMYYVPYGTNLEQFSFNIKSLKEGIHQCCSGSKLTIRYQNSLEIKRILDKYLLFVRLQLKSKCAEHGSEVKNIVRVLNFSGKHFSVLNSDQFFPSEYNECVTSINVIFLEQVDVELFNNELYLGTSEGFIVHVKNGNILHCNSISENCSVTCLKMGKHLEDGARILAGTEEAYSEITYELQVEMQYTGIIHALTGDFYQDGSLQYLLLKQDFSEGFCWVLTNLKGRVLSSEDGDTGDQKQAPGSSDTALKALKARLQREQILLHEEELQARRTADFISDMFTKQVSIAAGVSPVPASHQSNMMSLIVGAEDTKCEGELKTGSRPIVEVKDHWQRTYEDSWCIGVEVVCSSNRSTKIWLDVVQDEPHTNTLTMKSSCLTLSADRTGSHASMDQELSAGTSHVGNQGGDTFLVKRQKLTENTEKRVSNPAFPSKGLNNVNLQSVKDVVSINVGTVVCVLPVPVFGRTNSVTANLIVNWTHPEQSNVLKQQEAGSDEGEKSKGHSGRIYTLCCGNITLNSKDVLDARYELNFIVESDREDQEMDDFKELRNNLLAWQHIQTIHTLVVKGNPGILARLESLLTSPCGFVYNQHYDCYVTVVKALGAIQIQLEPQTSDDGRMVKVYTRNDKDLFLTIHHLYAHLPDHVVILPRENSSADMVRKCLPALQKEADFLSHGLQKLLDDHEAENASLDVDDDEDDSDIRKVGEKFKRRRERMLQKQNENLKGEKVKQFMEQYRTVQELTDLAVATGGDIIRDQKKCNS; this is encoded by the exons ATGCCAAACTTTTATGTgtcatcaaaatgttttattggaGAAGTTAAGCTTTCATCTGAAGACACAGTTGTAGTTCACAAATACAAATTAGGTTTCGAACGAAAACATTTGATGAAAGTTGGCGATTTTTGCTTGCatgtgaaagtgaaagtagaaatccTTGCAGCATCGTCAGTAGAAGAATCATTGACTGGTCAAACTGTACCAGTTATCGCAATTTCTACACAAGTTAAAGACAAGGAATGCTCCACCTTAATTTGTTATATGATTTTCGTTGATCTTGAAAAAGATCAGTTTATTCCTTTGCGTAAgtttgaaataaactttaaaaattcattttctaaACTGAGTGAATGCGCCTCTAGGTCTAATTTGTACCTTCTTGATGGGCCATGTGTGGCCTTATGTGAGAGATCAGAGGTTCTAATGTATTATGTTCCATATGGAACAAACCTTGAGCAGTTCTCATTCAACATTAAAAGTTTAAAGGAAGGAATACATCAGTGTTGTAGCGGCTCGAAATTAACTATTAGGTATCAGAACTCACTTGAAATCAAAAGGATCcttgataaatatttattatttgtgcGACTTCAACTTAAGTCTAAATGTGCTGAACATGGTTCTGAGGTTAAAAACATTGTTAGAGTACTTAACTTTTCTGGAAAGcacttttcagttttaaattcaGACCAGTTCTTTCCAAGTGAATATAATGAATGTGTGACTAGTATAAATGTAATATTCCTAGAACAGGTTGATGTAGAATTGTTCAATAATGAACTATACTTAGGAACGTCAGAAGGTTTCATTGTTCATGTGAagaatggaaatattttacactgTAACAGTATATCTGAAAATTGTTCTGTTACTTGCCTAAAAATGGGGAAACACCTTGAAGATGGTGCAAGAATTCTAGCTGGAACTGAAGAAGCTTACAGTGAAATAACATATGAATTACAG GTGGAAATGCAGTACACTGGTATCATACATGCTTTGACTGGAGACTTCTACCAGGACGGTTCATTGCAATATTTATTGCTGAAACAGGATTTTTCAGAAGGATTTTGCTGGGTACTGACCAATCTAAAAGGAAGAGTTTTGTCGTCAGAAGATG GTGACACCGGTGACCAGAAACAGGCACCAGGCAGCTCGGACACAGCTCTTAAAGCACTGAAAGCTCGACTACAG CGAGAGCAGATACTGCTGCACGAGGAAGAGTTACAAGCACGTAGGACTGCAGACTTCATAAGTGATATGTTCACAAAACAGGTCTCCATAGCAGCTGGTGTATCGCCAGTCCCAGCTTCACATCAG TCAAATATGATGAGCTTAATAGTGGGGGCAGAAGATACTAAATGTGAAGGTGAGCTTAAAACAGGAAGTAGACCTATTGTGGAGGTGAAAGATCACTGGCAGAGAACCTACGAGGACAGTTGGTGTATCGGTGTGGAAGTTGTTTGCTCCAGTAACAG ATCCACCAAAATATGGTTAGATGTTGTACAAGACGAACCTCATACAAACACTTTGACCATGAAATCTTCATGCTTAACATTGTCTGCAGATCGGACTGGTTCCCATGCTAGTATGGACCAGGAACTGAGTGCTGGAACCAGTCATGTAGGGAACCAAGGGGGTGATACTTTTCTTGTAAAAAGACAGAAATTAACTGAGAACACGGAGAAAAGAGTGTCAAATCCAGCTTTTCCAAGCAAAGGTTTAAATAATGTCAACTTACAAAGTGTTAAAGATGTGGTTTCCATAAATGTAGGAACAGTAGTCTGTGTTTTACCAGTGCCAGTGTTTGGACGCACAAACAGTGTGACAGCAAATTTGATTGTAAACTGGACTCATCCCGAACAGAGTAATGTTCTTAAACAACAGGAAGCTGGTAGTGATGAAGGAGAAAAGAGTAAAGGACACAGTGGTAGGATATATACTCTATGCTGTGGTAACATCACATTGAATAGCAAGGATGTACTGGATGCCCGGTATGAGCTCAACTTCATTGTGGAGAGTGACAGGGAAGATCAAGAAATGGATGATTTTAAAG aACTGAGGAACAATCTACTAGCATGGCAGCATATACAGACCATTCACACCCTGGTTGTTAAAGGCAACCCTGGTATCCTGGCAAGACTGGAATCTCTTCTCACCAGCCCCTGTGGGTTTGTGTATAACCAACACTACGACTGCTACGTAACCGTGGTGAAAGCACTAGGCGCTATACAGATACAGCTTGAACCCCAGACCAGTGATGATGGTAGAATGGTGAAGGTCTACACCAG GAATGATAAGGACCTGTTCTTAACAATACACCACTTATATGCACATCTACCAGATCATGTTGTGATTCTACCAAGAGAAAACTCATCTGCAGACATGGTTAGAAAATGTCTGCCTGCTCTTCAGAAGGAGGCTGACTTCCTGTCACATGGTCTGCAAAAGCTTCTGGATGACCATGAAGCAGAAAATGCTTCTTTGGATGtagatgatgatgaagatgatagTGATATTAGGAAAGTTGGTgaaaaattcaaaagaagaagGGAAAGGATGCTACAAAAGCAGAATGAAAATTTGAAAGGTGAAAAAGTCAAACAGTTTATGGAACAGTACAGAACAGTTCAAGAGTTGACAGATTTGGCAGTGGCAACAGGGGGCGATATAATTAGAGACCAAAAAAAGTGCAATAgttga